The Fragaria vesca subsp. vesca linkage group LG2, FraVesHawaii_1.0, whole genome shotgun sequence genome includes a window with the following:
- the LOC101303176 gene encoding uncharacterized protein LOC101303176: MARLCIVLVVFALAAVHTTAGRNVPMAPNDVGFNDQKNFIGGAGGFSGIGSDGLPFGGAGAGMGGNVGGLGGGVGIGGVGGLGSTGGLGGLPNLGGTGGLGGLGGLGGGAGGLGGLGGAGGLGGAGGTGGFGGLGSGILGGAGGGAGSGFGGGVGGGSGVLPYP; this comes from the coding sequence GGCAAGGTTGTGCATTGTGCTGGTTGTTTTTGCCCTAGCTGCAGTTCACACTACAGCAGGTAGGAATGTCCCTATGGCGCCGAACGATGTTGGTTTCAATGACCAGAAGAACTTCATAGGAGGCGCTGGTGGCTTCTCTGGAATTGGTTCTGACGGACTCCCCTTCGGTGGTGCTGGGGCTGGGATGGGCGGCAATGTTGGAGGACTTGGTGGTGGTGTTGGGATTGGTGGAGTTGGCGGACTAGGCAGCACTGGTGGACTTGGTGGTCTCCCTAACTTGGGTGGTACTGGTGGTTTGGGTGGTCTTGGCGGACTAGGTGGTGGTGCTGGAGGACTAGGTGGCCTGGGCGGTGCTGGTGGTCTTGGCGGAGCAGGAGGCACTGGTGGCTTTGGGGGACTTGGTAGCGGAATTCTGGGTGGTGCTGGGGGAGGTGCTGGAAGTGGATTCGGCGGTGGTGTTGGTGGTGGAAGCGGTGTTCTTCCTTACCCTTGA